One window of Nicotiana tomentosiformis chromosome 11, ASM39032v3, whole genome shotgun sequence genomic DNA carries:
- the LOC138901287 gene encoding uncharacterized protein: protein MDHFLPTVSAAEFENLKQGSMSVWDYHQRFADLSKHAIYKMPTFALNSNMNYGKMVEFSQATETQKLKKQMERDGNKKAEFASNFGGYFSCGKVMFMGGSSGTTKSFAQSSDSAPLSWPSQQKWSVLRPSQGNRGHIMRDYRSSRQNVGRGMVQMANSAAINFVAPPPVGGTPTPVGHGARGLGGPSRFYAMRGHKSSEASPDIVTGTLTVQSHDVYTHIDYGFTLSYVTSYVAMEFEIGSEQLCESLSISTLVGESTVATQVYRNCIVTVHGRDTMINLIELGMVDFDVIMGMDWLHSCFPKIDCRTRTIMFEFPNKAVIKWKGDVVFPKDRFISYLKAVKMINKGWIYHLIRVIDTDAEASTLESVPVVNEFLEVIPNELPGIPLDRGIDFCIDVLSGTQPILIPPYRMAPAELKELKN from the exons atggatcatttcttgcctaccgTGAGTGCTGCCGAGTTTGAGAACTTGAAGCAAGGTAGTATGAGTGTGTGGGACTACCATCAGAGGTTTGCAGATCTTTCCAAGCATGCTATCTACAAGATGCCCACATTCGCCTTGAATTctaatatgaactatgggaagatggtggaaTTTTCTCAAGCGACAGAGACCCAAAAATTGAAGAAACAAATGGAGCGAGATGGTAACAAGAAGGCCGAGTTCGCGAGCAACTTTGGTGGTTATTTCAGTTGTGGAAAGGTGATGTTCATGGGAGGGTCATCTGGAACGACAaagtcttttgctcagtcttcagatAGTGCACCGCTATCATGGCCCAGTCAGCAGAAGTGGAGTGTTTTGAGGCCTAGTCAGGGTAATAG gggtcatattatgagagattatcGTTCGTCCCGTCAGAATGTTGGTAGGGGTATGGTGCAGATGGCCAATTCAGCAGCTATTAATTTTGTAGCACCTCCTCCGGTCGGAGGAACTCCGACACCCGTAGGGCATGGTGCACGGGGCTTGGGCGGACCCAGTAGGTTCTATGCCATGAGGGGCCACaagagttcagaggcttctccagatattgtcacaggtacactgactgtccaatctcatgacgTGTATACTCATATAGATTATGGTTTCACCTTGTCATATGTCACttcttatgttgctatggaattcgAGATAGGATCGGAACAACTTTGTGAGTCGTTATCTATATCTACTCTAGTTGGTGAATCTACTGTGGCCACGCAGGTGTATAGGAATTGTATTGTCACAGTTCATGGTAGAGATACCATGATCAATcttattgaattggggatggttgattttgatgtgataatgggaatggactggcttCACTCATGTTTTCCTAAGATCGATTGCCGAACAAGAACTATTATGTTTGAGTTCCCAAATAAGGCAGTCATAAAGTGGAAAGGGGATGTTGTTTTTCCAAAggataggtttatttcttaccttaaggccgtGAAGATGATCAATAAGGGATGGATCTACCATTTGATCCGTGTCATAGACACTGATGCTGAGGCATcgacacttgagtccgtgccggttgtgaatgaatttctggaggTCATTCCTAATGAGCTTCCTGGGATCCCACTAGACAGGGggattgatttttgtattgatgtATTGTCGGGCACGCAACCTATATTAattccaccctatagaatggctccggcagaattgaaggaactaaaaaaTTGA